In one window of Mercurialis annua linkage group LG4, ddMerAnnu1.2, whole genome shotgun sequence DNA:
- the LOC126678349 gene encoding uncharacterized protein LOC126678349: protein MGVRKGINKYYPPEFDASKLPRRRGALNDAMKVRMMLPMSIRCNSCGNYIYKGTKFDMIKEIAQEKYLNIISIHRFYLKCTHCKAEIMFKTDPQHSDYVVEIGASRNFEAWRDECQHEEMDDAMKLLENKSLDNKRRMRIENQLDELQRLKCRQAKVVGSETLLHVLADKKKKLVEEEEEDDESLVKSIFGQRFKVLIRLREDEDEDTFASFST from the coding sequence ATGGGAGTAAGAAAAGGGATAAATAAATACTACCCCCCTGAATTTGATGCGTCCAAACTACCCCGGCGTCGAGGAGCACTGAATGATGCGATGAAGGTTCGGATGATGCTTCCTATGAGCATCCGCTGCAATTCCTgcggtaattatatttataaaggCACTAAATTTGATATGATTAAGGAAATAGCTCAAGAAAAATATCTTAATATTATCTCTATTCACAGATTTTATTTGAAGTGCACCCACTGCAAGGCTGAGATCATGTTTAAGACTGATCCTCAACATAGTGATTATGTCGTCGAGATTGGCGCTAGTCGAAATTTTGAAGCATGGAGAGATGAGTGTCAGCATGAAGAGATGGACGATGCAATGAAACTCTTGGAGAATAAGAGTTTGGATAATAAGAGGAGAATGCGTATTGAGAATCAACTTGATGAGTTGCAGCGTTTGAAGTGTAGACAGGCCAAAGTTGTTGGTTCAGAAACACTGCTTCATGTTTTGGCAGACAAGAAGAAGAAGttagtagaagaagaagaagaggatgaTGAATCACTTGTCAAATCTATTTTTGGTCAGAGGTTTAAAGTCCTGATTAGGCTCCGCGAGGACGAGGACGAGGACACATTTGCTTCATTTTCAACCTGA